One window of the Populus nigra chromosome 4, ddPopNigr1.1, whole genome shotgun sequence genome contains the following:
- the LOC133692247 gene encoding TOM1-like protein 3 — protein MANTAAACAERATNDMLIGPDWAVNIELCDIINMDPGQAKDALKILKKRLGSKNPKIQLLALFALETLSKNCGDSVFQQIIERDILHDMVKIVKKKPDLNVREKILLLIDAWQEAFEGPRGRYPQYHAAYNELRSAGVEFPPRAENSVPFFTPPQTQPIADVPSAYEDAAIQASLQSDASGLSLHEIQNARGLADVLMEMLSALDPKNPEGVKQEVVVDLVDQCRSYQKRVMLLVNNTTDEGLLFQGLALNDDLQRVLRQHDDFAKGIPGVGEREMETPVVPLANINHEDDESEDDFTQLAHRSSRDNSQGLGQKPVSVRTQPGPVSPFLPPPPLSKNPVNKETGMIDYLSGDVYKSEGSPQISEPTPFEVPMHSNVSSSPPYSPTVSASSPPSSAVNSSPVLTGHPVFDEPAPLSQSGERLPPAPWDAQPTGSLPPPPSRYNQRQQFFEHNIGVVGGASHSSSGSGSSYDSLAVQTQNLSLNSSTPPKQAKPEDALFKDLVDFAKSKSSSTSKPNNRSF, from the exons ATGGCTAATACTGCTGCGGCTTGTGCGGAGAGGGCTACCAATGATATGTTGATTGGTCCTGACTGGGCTGTCAACATTGAGCTATGTGATATCATCAACATGGATCCTGG GCAAGCAAAGGATGCCTTGAAAATACTCAAGAAGCGACTAGGCAGCAAAAATCCTAAAATCCAACTCCTAGCTCTTTTT GCATTGGAGACACTAAGCAAAAATTGTGGTGACAGTGTGTTTCAGCAAATCATTGAACGTGATATCTTACATGATATggttaaaatagtaaaaaagaaG CCTGATTTAAATGTGCGAGAAAAGATACTTCTTCTGATAGATGCATGGCAAGAAGCTTTCGAGGGACCAAGAGGAAGGTATCCTCAATATCATGCTGCATATAATGAACTAAGG TCTGCAGGGGTTGAATTTCCACCTCGAGCAGAGAACAGTGTACCATTCTTCACTCCTCCCCAAACACAGCCTATAGCTGATGTACCTTCAGCATATGAAGATGCTGCTATTCAAGCCTCTCTGCAGTCTGATGCTTCTGGCCTCAG CTTGCATGAGATTCAAAATGCTCGTGGATTAGCAGATGTGTTAATGGAAATGCTTAGTGCCTTGGATCCCAAAAACCCTGAg GGTGTAAAGCAAGAAGTGGTTGTCGACCTTGTTGACCAGTGCCGTTCTTACCAAAAGCGTGTCATGCTTCTTGTTAATAATACAAC AGACGAGGGGCTTCTATTTCAGGGACTAGCACTGAATGATGACCTGCAGCGGGTACTCCGTCAGCATGATGATTTTGCGAAAGGAATCCCTGGTGTGGGAGAAAGGGAAATGGAAACTCCAGTTGTGCCTCTTGCTAATATTAACCATGAGGATGATGAGTCGGAAGATGATTTTACCCAGCTGGCGCACAG GTCATCAAGAGATAATTCACAAGGACTGGGCCAGAAACCAGTCAGTGTTAGGACTCAACCAGGACCAGTCAGCCcatttcttcctcctcctcccttGTCAAAGAATCCAGTCAACAAGGAGACGGGCATGATTGATTATCTCAGTGGTGATGTCTACAAGTCTGAAGGATCCCCTCAAATATCAGAACCTACACCCTTTGAAGTCCCAATGCATTCCAACGTAAGCTCATCGCCACCATATTCTCCAACGGTATCGGCCTCATCTCCTCCCTCCAGTGCTGTGAACTCTTCTCCTGTGCTAACTGGACATCCTGTGTTTGACGAACCAGCTCCATTAAGCCAATCTGGTGAACGGCTGCCCCCAGCTCCTTGGGACGCACAGCCCACTGGATCTCTTCCACCACCGCCTTCCAGGTATAATCAAAGACAGCAGTTCTTTGAGCATAATATCGGTGTTGTAGGTGGTGCTTCTCATTCAAGCAGCGGATCTGGTTCTTCTTATGACAGCTTAGCTGTTCAAACCCAAAATCTCTCTCTTAATTCATCTACCCCTCCAAAACAAGCAAAACCAGAAGATGCACTCTTCAAAGACCTGGTTGATTTTGCAAAATCCAAGTCATCTTCAACGTCCAAACCCAACAACAGGTCATTTTGA
- the LOC133691678 gene encoding magnesium dechelatase SGRL, chloroplastic-like isoform X1 — protein sequence MACHCAHYAFSPSPHMRYFSINNSTKLSSKGTKPTVLSSIGNSRASYNTLVSEAVRLLGPPAKFEASKLKVVLMGEEINQYSAIIPRTYILSHCDFTADLTLIISNVINLDQLRGWYSKDDVVVEWKKLEGQLALHAHCYVSGPNLLLDLAAEFRYHIFSKEMPLVCSSQVLEAVLDGDAALFTKHPELKDCLVWVYFHSRLPKYNRLECWGPLKDAAQGRPRDHRGFSVASKASSRISRKSGGPKSIFQTLFAFLL from the exons ATGGCCTGTCATTGCGCTCACTACGCCTTCTCACCATCACCACACATGCGATATTTCTCCATCAACAACAGCACCAAGCTATCATCTAAAGGGACCAAACCCACTGTTCTTTCCTCCATTGGCAACAGCAGGGCTTCCTATAACACATTGGTCTCCGAG GCAGTTAGACTTTTGGGTCCTCCAGCAAAATTTGAAGCTTCAAAGCTGAAAGTTGTCTTGATGGGCGAAGAGATTAATCAATACTCTGCGATCATCCCTCGAACCTATATCTTGTCTCATTGTGACTTCACAGCAGACCTAACCTTaatcatctccaatgtcatcaACCTGGATCAG CTAAGAGGTTGGTATAGCAAGGATGATGTGGTTGTTGAATGGAAGAAACTAGAAGGACAATTGGCTCTGCATGCCCATTGCTATGTGAGCGGTCCCAATCTCTTGTTAGACCTTGCCGCTGAGTTCAGATACCACATATTCTCGAAGGAAATGCCTTTG GTATGTTCAAGTCAGGTACTTGAAGCTGTGTTAGATGGAGATGCGGCACTTTTCACAAAACATCCTGAGCTAAAGGATTGTTTAGTTTGGGTATATTTCCATTCCAGATTACCCAAGTACAACCGATTGGAGTGTTGGGGGCCATTGAAGGATGCTGCTCAG GGGCGACCACGGGATCATCGAGGTTTTTCTGTGGCGAGCAAGGCTAGTTCACGTATTTCAAGAAAGTCGGGAGGACCAAAGTCCATTTTCCAAACTCTTTTTGCCTTCCTTCTTTGA
- the LOC133692262 gene encoding probable methyltransferase PMT24: MPMGKYSRVDGRKSSNYCSTTTVVVFVALCLVGAWMFISSSVPVQNSDPSSQENVKRVAGENISKHFEDSPGDLPEDATKEDGNAVDSQSDSRSDVHDDPKVTEKESESTVEDNKDENRDEKAESKNVVEENQDGKTVSEEERKMETENNEDGKTEDRELNSGDKESNSEAGETQAQGNEANESDQTESEESSGENKSKSDDGEKNPDSGENANENNQEGAIENNVDSQENDQTSIEILPAGTQSELLNETNTQSGAWSTQVVESQNEKISQQSSIAKDQYGHGWKLCNVTAGPAYVPCLDNWYVIRRLPSTKHYEHRERHCPQEAPTCLVPIPEGYRRSVKWPKSREKIWFYNVPNTKLAEVKGHQNWVKVTGEYLTFPGGGTQFKHGALHYIDFIQDSHPDIAWGKRSRVILDVGCGVASFGGYLLEKDVLAMSFAPKDEHEAQVQFALERGIPAMLAVMGTKRLPFPSSVFDLVHCARCRVPWHIEGGKLLLELNRVLRPGGYFVWSATPVYRKRPEDVGIWKAMSKLTKSMCWDLVVIKTDTLNGVGAAIYRKPTSNDCYNNRPQNEPPLCKESDDPNAAWNVLLEACMHKVPVDASVRGSHWPEQWPKRLEKPPYWLNSQVGVYGKAAAEDFAADYKHWKNVVSQSYLNGIGINWSSVRNIMDMRAVYGGFAAALKDLKVWVMNIVPIDSADTLPLIYERGLFGMYHDWCESFNTYPRTYDLLHADHLFSGLKKRCNLVAVIAEVDRILRPEGKLIVRDNVEIIGEIESLAKSLKWEIRMIYSKDNEGLLCVQKTTWRPTESETITSAIIQA, translated from the exons ATGCCTATGGGAAAATATTCCCGTGTTGATGGGAGGAAGTCATCCAACTACTGTTCTACAACCACTGTGGTTGTGTTTGTTGCTTTGTGTTTAGTTGGGGCTTGGATGTTTATCTCATCATCTGTTCCAGTTCAAAACTCAGACCCATCATCCCAAGAGAATGTGAAACGAGTGGCTGGTGAAAATATTTCTAAGCATTTTGAAGACAGTCCTGGTGATTTACCGGAGGATGCAACAAAAGAAGATGGCAATGCTGTTGATTCTCAAAGTGATAGCCGATCTGATGTCCATGATGACCCAAAGGTGACTGAAAAAGAGAGTGAAAGTACTGTTGAGGATAACAAAGATGAGAACAGGGATGAGAAGGCCGAGTCTAAGAATGTGGTTGAAGAAAACCAGGATGGGAAGACTGTTTCTGAAGAGGAACGAAAGATGGAGACTGAAAATAATGAGGATGGAAAAACAGAGGATAGAGAGTTGAATTCAGGTGACAAAGAATCCAATTCAGAAGCTGGAGAGACCCAAGCTCAAGGCAATGAAGCAAATGAAAGCGATCAAACAGAATCAGAGGAGAGCTCAGGTGAAAATAAATCCAAGTCAGATGATGGGGAGAAGAACCCAGACTCAGGGGAGAATGCAAATGAAAATAACCAGGAAGGTGCTATTGAGAATAACGTGGATAGTCAAGAGAATGATCAAACTTCCATTGAGATTTTACCTGCTGGCACACAGTCGGAACTTCTAAATGAAACCAATACTCAAAGTGGGGCTTGGTCGACTCAAGTGGTTGAGTCACAGAATGAGAAGATATCTCAACAATCTTCAATAGCTAAGGATCAATATGGTCATGGATGGAAACTTTGTAATGTCACTGCTGGACCAGCCTATGTTCCTTGCCTTGATAATTGGTACGTTATAAGAAGGCTTCCAAGCACAAAGCACTATGAACATCGAGAGAGGCACTGTCCTCAAGAAGCTCCCACTTGTTTGGTACCCATACCTGAAGGATATAGACGCTCAGTTAAGTGGCCTAAAAGCAGGGAAAAG ATATGGTTCTATAATGTCCCTAACACCAAGCTTGCCGAGGTTAAGGGGCATCAGAATTGGGTTAAAGTTACTGGTGAATATCTTACTTTTCCAGGTGGTGGAACTCAGTTCAAGCATGGTGCTCTTCATTATATTGATTTCATTCAGGAC TCTCATCCTGATATTGCATGGGGAAAAAGAAGCCGAGTGATATTGGATGTTGGGTGTGGGGTGGCAAGCTTTGGAGGTTATCTTTTGGAAAAAGATGTTCTTGCAATGTCATTTGCTCCCAAGGATGAACATGAAGCCCAGGTTCAATTTGCACTTGAAAGGGGTATCCCTGCGATGTTGGCTGTTATGGGCACGAAGAGATTACCCTTTCCTAGTTCTGTTTTTGATCTTGTTCATTGTGCACGCTGTAGGGTTCCTTGGCACATTGAAG GTGGTAAACTTCTTTTGGAGCTGAATCGGGTGTTGAGGCCTGGTGGTTACTTTGTCTGGTCTGCCACCCCAGTTTATCGAAAGCGTCCAGAAGATGTGGGCATTTGGAAAG CAATGTCCAAACTAACAAAGTCAATGTGCTGGGATCTGGTGGTGATTAAAACGGACACGCTAAATGGTGTTGGTGCAGCAATATATAGAAAGCCAACTTCCAATGACTGCTATAATAATAGACCGCAAAATGAGCCTCCACTGTGCAAAGAATCTGATGATCCAAATGCAGCGTG GAATGTCCTGCTCGAGGCATGTATGCATAAAGTGCCTGTAGATGCGTCAGTGCGTGGGTCTCATTGGCCTGAGCAATGGCCAAAACGGCTGGAGAAACCACCATACTGGTTGAATTCTCAGGTTGGAGTTTATGGTAAAGCTGCTGCAGAGGATTTTGCTGCTGACTATAAACATTGGAAAAATGTTGTCTCCCAGTCTTATTTGAATGGGATAGGAATCAACTGGTCTTCTGTGAGAAATATCATGGACATGAGAGCTGTATATGGAGG GTTTGCTGCGGCACTGAAAGACTTGAAAGTGTGGGTTATGAATATAGTCCCAATTGACTCTGCAGACACGCTTCCATTGATCTATGAGCGTGGTTTGTTTGGAATGTATCATGATTGGTGTGAATCATTCAATACCTATCCTAGAACTTATGATCTTCTCCATGCTGATCATCTCTTCTCCGGTCTAAAAAAGAG GTGCAACTTAGTGGCAGTAATAGCAGAAGTTGATCGGATCCTGAGGCCAGAAGGAAAGTTGATTGTGCGTGACAATGTTGAAATCATTGGTGAGATTGAGAGCCTGGCCAAATCTCTGAAATGGGAGATCCGGATGATTTACTCAAAAGACAATGAGGGACTGCTTTGTGTTCAAAAGACAACGTGGCGTCCTACGGAATCGGAAACAATAACATCAGCCATCATACAAGCCTGA
- the LOC133691678 gene encoding magnesium dechelatase SGRL, chloroplastic-like isoform X2, producing MACHCAHYAFSPSPHMRYFSINNSTKLSSKGTKPTVLSSIGNSRASYNTLVSEAVRLLGPPAKFEASKLKVVLMGEEINQYSAIIPRTYILSHCDFTADLTLIISNVINLDQLRGWYSKDDVVVEWKKLEGQLALHAHCYVSGPNLLLDLAAEFRYHIFSKEMPLVLEAVLDGDAALFTKHPELKDCLVWVYFHSRLPKYNRLECWGPLKDAAQGRPRDHRGFSVASKASSRISRKSGGPKSIFQTLFAFLL from the exons ATGGCCTGTCATTGCGCTCACTACGCCTTCTCACCATCACCACACATGCGATATTTCTCCATCAACAACAGCACCAAGCTATCATCTAAAGGGACCAAACCCACTGTTCTTTCCTCCATTGGCAACAGCAGGGCTTCCTATAACACATTGGTCTCCGAG GCAGTTAGACTTTTGGGTCCTCCAGCAAAATTTGAAGCTTCAAAGCTGAAAGTTGTCTTGATGGGCGAAGAGATTAATCAATACTCTGCGATCATCCCTCGAACCTATATCTTGTCTCATTGTGACTTCACAGCAGACCTAACCTTaatcatctccaatgtcatcaACCTGGATCAG CTAAGAGGTTGGTATAGCAAGGATGATGTGGTTGTTGAATGGAAGAAACTAGAAGGACAATTGGCTCTGCATGCCCATTGCTATGTGAGCGGTCCCAATCTCTTGTTAGACCTTGCCGCTGAGTTCAGATACCACATATTCTCGAAGGAAATGCCTTTG GTACTTGAAGCTGTGTTAGATGGAGATGCGGCACTTTTCACAAAACATCCTGAGCTAAAGGATTGTTTAGTTTGGGTATATTTCCATTCCAGATTACCCAAGTACAACCGATTGGAGTGTTGGGGGCCATTGAAGGATGCTGCTCAG GGGCGACCACGGGATCATCGAGGTTTTTCTGTGGCGAGCAAGGCTAGTTCACGTATTTCAAGAAAGTCGGGAGGACCAAAGTCCATTTTCCAAACTCTTTTTGCCTTCCTTCTTTGA